From the Vulpes lagopus strain Blue_001 chromosome 15, ASM1834538v1, whole genome shotgun sequence genome, one window contains:
- the LOC121476538 gene encoding dual specificity phosphatase 28-like, producing the protein MLLLLHPGCRSWALPPPPSSGMHAAALMPLLTHAGVILCLAFSYQQTDTQILAVTELRAPVFDDVAEAPEPTAPPWRPQWCQQDLLLYHKDGGSRSASAATACTAHLMWHHRLSLAWAFRQ; encoded by the coding sequence ATGCTTCTGCTTCTCCACCCCGGCTGCCGCTCATgggccctgcccccgcccccttcctCAGGGATGCACGCCGCAGCCCTGATGCCGCTGCTGACACATGCAGGTGTCATACTGTGCCTCGCCTTTTCATACCAGCAGACGGACACACAAATCCTTGCTGTGACTGAGCTGCGAGCGCCCGTGTTTGATGATGTGGCCGAAGCACCAGAACCTACCGCACCTCCTTGGAGGCCGCAGTGGTGCCAGCAGGACCTGCTCCTCTACCACAAGGATGGAGGCAGCCgctctgcctctgctgccacTGCCTGTACTGCCCACCTCATGTGGCACCACAGACTCAGTCTGGCATGGGCCTTCAGACAGTGA